AGCGGGTTTATATTCCGATACAAAGTGCAAAGAAACTAAGTAAAACCACTGCGGCTAACTATCGGCTCTGACGCTTCGCTTCGAGATCGCTGCGCGACTCTCGCTTGGGCTACGCCACATTTCGCTTTGTCACTCGCCTTGCGGTGGCAAGTCTCGCGCCAAGTGCTTCGTACTCGCGAAACGTCGTCAAGCCTTGGTCGTTATCCGCAATCGCCAAAAGGATATTAATAAAAAAATTACGGTGATTAGGTTTAGCTGCATTTTCGCTGTTACAGAATTGGAACTGTTTTGATGCCCATCTGATTTAGTGAATTAAGCTCTGGATAAAATTTTCGTAGTCGTAGTATTTTATCGATGTTAGTGCCTTAAATTGTATTTTAGATTTTTTTTGATGAAGCTGTAGGTGCTTGATTATAACTTTTGCCTTGAGGTTAGTTTTGCCCGTAATTATAGCAGGGTAGCGGCAATTTAAGTTGATTCCTGCGTAATCAGGCGACTTCGGATAACTATCGGTGCTTCCGCGGCGCTGCGGGATTGCTACGCAACCCTTGCTTGGCCTTCGGCACATTTGCTTCTGTCACTTCGTTTGCATCAGCAAACTCGTGCCATCGCAAACGTCGGAACACCTTGGTCGTTAGACGTCATGCCATTCAAATTTACTTTGGTATAAATATATGAACGAAAAACTGTTAGAGCAATTGCTATTAGTTGGTTTTGGATCAATTATTAGCTTAATGGTGACATTTATTAATAATATAAGTAATAATAATCGTTTGAAGTTACAATATTCTTTCGAAGAAAAGAAAGAGAAGAAAAAATCTATACAAGCTCATTATGAGGAATTATATCTTCAATCAAGTAAATACTTGAACGGATTAAATAGTAGTTTTTTTGTCTATTATTCTCTTCTTCAAAATAAAATTACTTATGACCAAGCAAATGACGAAATAATAAGGGAATTATCCGAAGCTAAATATGATCCTCATAAGGTCCAAATGCTATTGAGATTATATTTCCCAGAGCTTCTTGAATCATTTGAGAAAGTTATGCGGGCTCGTGATGAAATTAATGAACTCCTTGTTCAGCATAAGCTGGAGTATAGATCTGGAAGAGTCGATGGATCGAAATATCTCGACTCATTCACTGCAATGCATGATTTCCTAGATCAAGAGATTGATTCGTATTTATCTGCAATTATAGCTAATAAGAGAGTAATACTTTAATTGCTTTTGTTATTATAATGGCACGCCGTCTAACTATCGGCTTATCGCTGCGCTTCGGGGATCGCTTTCGCGACCCACTCGCTTGGCCTTCGGCACATTGGCTTCAGGCACGATCTTTTGCTATTGCAAAAGATCGTGCCTGACTCTAACGTCTCCTTCGGAGACTCAGAGACGCCAACGTCGATAACCCTTGGTCGTTAGGCGAAATGTGGGGCAAAATTTCACTTTATAAGAACTTCTATTTCATATCGATAGCTTTTAGTTTTGAGATTATTTTAGTGAATTTTGCAATATTTCGGCTAAAATCTTTGTATTGACATTAGGCACACGTCTAATATCCTAGATAGGTGATCTTTGATTGGGATAATCAGAAGAACGAAACTCTAAAAACTGAGCGAAATATAAGCTTTGAAAGGGTAGTTGTTGAGATTGAATCAGGGTCAATCTTAGATATCTTAAAGCATCCGAATATGAAGAAATATCCTAATCAAATCATCATAATTGTAGAAATTGATAGTTATGCTTGGGTGGTTCCTACAATTGAAAATAAGGATACTTTTTTCTTTAAAACAGCATACCCATCAAGGAAATACACTAGTATATATCTGCCGGAGGCAAATTTATGAAATATAAACTTAGCCAAGAAGAGAAAGATTTGGAATCTTCTATCGAGCGAAATGAATGGAAACCGGTTGATAATAAAGCTCAATATTTAAAAAAATTCAAATCGGCTGCGAAGAATACTCTATTGAAAGATAAGAGAATGAATATCAGGATAGCAGGCAAAGATATTCAATTATTGAAAACCAAAGCATTGGAAGTTGGGATTCCTTATCAGACTTTAGTTTCGAGTATATTGCATCAGTATGTAACCGGTAAATTGACAGAACGGTAACTATCAAGCCCCACACTTCGCCTAACTATCGGCTCTGACGCTTCGCTTCGAGATTGCTACGCAACTCGCGCTCGGCCTTCGGCACATTTCGCTTTGTCACTCGCCTTGCAGTGGCAAGTCTCGGGCCAAGTGCTTACGCACTCGCGAAACGTCGCCAAGCCTTGGTCGTTAGCCGCCATTTTTAAAAATTGTCTGTTATTTTCTTTTATTGGATATGGTATATAGGAAGTCTGAGAATTCTTCCGTATTTTATTAAGTTTGACTTGCTAGATGAATATTCCGGAAAAAATCCCATTTCTATCCATTTTAATTTTTGTAACTACTCTTTACGGGTCTTATAAGGGTATTGTATCTAATAAATTTATAGATAAATATCTACTCAGTTCTGAAGGAGTCCTTTTTCGAAAGCAATATTATAGAATTATAAGCTCTGCCTTTGTCCACGCAGACTGGCCTCATTTAATTTTCAATATGGCCTCCTTTGCATTGTTCGCTTTCGACTTTGAAAAAGAACAAGGAATTTTGAAACTTTTATTGGTATATTTCAGTTCAGTAATTGGTGGATCAATATTCGGACTAATAAATAATCAAAGAAACCCTGATTATCAAGCCGTAGGTGCCTCTGGTGGGATTTCTGGATTAGTTTTTGCTTCAATTTTGTCTTCCAGTCCATTCTCAATTATTTTATACATACCGTTAGCGATTGAAATACCAGACTGGGTATATGCTTATCTTTTTCTTAGCATCTCTTATATAGGTATGCAAATGAAAAAAGGGAATATTGGTCACGATGCTCACCTTGGGGGAGCAATAGTTGGAATTATTTTCATTACTCTTCTAAGTTATGAAAATGTAGGACAAAGATACTTACTCGCTTTAGGCTTAAGTGGATTTAACATCTTATTAATTTGCCATTATTTTTATAGAAAAGGTTTCAATGGTTTCGATATTGGTAGGATCTTTAAAAAAATTAAAGAGCGTCGAATTTCAGTACGACAAGAAGCCATTGTATTAGATTTAGATAAAATACTAGATCAGGTATACAAACATGGCCAAGAAAGTTTATCTGAACGAGATAGGCGCCGCTTGGAAGAAATATCTAAAGAAATCTAGTTTCTTTAATAAAATAAAAACGGCGGCTAACTATCGGCTCTGACGCTGCGCTTCGAGATTGCTACGCAACTCTCGCTTGGCCTTCGGCACATTTCGCTTTGTCACTCGTCTTGCATTAGCAAGCCTCGCGCCAAGTGCTTGCGCACATGCGAAACGTCGTCAAGCCTTGGTCGTTAGGCGCAATATCGCGATTTTGTATTTTTGAATTTAGTAAGCGTTAATCAGACCATAAAATGAGAGTGGAATTTGATTTTAGGTCAGGCCGCTTTTCACCCTTTTCTTGCCTTATATGGTAAACTGAAAAGCTCTACAGAATGTTTGAATCCATCAGAACTACTTGATATATCTTCCGTTGGATCCTGCGAAAAGGGTTCGCTACTTTATATTCTGAAAGTGAATTGGTCAGTAATTGACTTTTACTTTATTAGATGATTTTACAGAGTAGGACTTGGGTGCAGTGTGTTAGGAGCGATACTGCGCCTAACTATCGGTGCTTCCGCTCCGCTCGGAGTTCGCTTGCGCGACTCACTCGCTCGGGCTACGCCACATTTGCTTCAGTCACTTCGTTTGCATGCGCAAACTCGTGCCATTGCAAACGTCGGAACACCTTGGTCGTTAGGCGTAATAGCCAAAGAAAATGGACTATGAAAAAAATCTTTAGGAATGTTATCACCTTAAGTTTGTTTTTGGCATTCGCAAACTGCGCAGCAAATGTAATAACATTATCTAATAGTAAAAGCGTTATATCGCCAAGGACTGGAAAGTTTAAGATTTTATATGATACAGATGACATTAAAGCTGAATTTTTAGCTAAAGTTGTATTATATAAATTGAAGAAAATGGGTTTTAAAGAAGAAAATCGAGAGCCTGATTTTATAGTCTATGTAGCTTATACAGTGCGTCCTTCGGTGAAAGAAAATTATTCGCACCATAGTACAAATACAGGGCCCCTAATAAAATATTTGAAAATTGTTTTTGGCGATAAAAAAAAGAAACTTTTATGGGAAGGGGAGAGCTTTGAAGAGAGCAGTTGCCCGAATATAATAATTACTTCACCGGAATTAGTAACTGAAATCTTTCAATTTTACCCGCAAGATTTCTCAAATAAGGAAACAATCCATTCAAGGTCTAATGTCGAGACGACTGAAATAAGAAATGCTTTTCCAGAAGAGAATTGGGCTTGCGATTAGTCTGAGCATTGGCTACTACGCCTAACTATCGGCTCTGACGCTTCGCTTCGAGATGCTTCGCACTCTCGCTTGGCCTCCGGCACGTTTCGCTTTGTCACTCGCCTTGCGGGGCAAGTCTCGTGCCAAGTCCTTACGGACTTGCGAAACGTCGTCAAGCCTTGGTCGTTATGCGAAATAACCATGAAATTGATTTTTTAATCATGGATTTTTTTCGTTGAATGCAATTATAAGATTAAAAAAGACAGTATGGAAATTATTATTGAGATTATAGTTGAGGTATTTGTTGAAACAGTAGGTAACTTAATTGCCCAAAGTATAATGCGATCGTTGAGAGGATCGAAATTCGCTGAATCTTTCTTTTCTGCAATTGGATACATTATTCTCGGGTCAATAGTCGGTTATGCGAGTATGTTAGCATTTCCGAAAATTCTGCTTAAAAATCCGCATTTACAAATCGCAAATTTATTGGCGGTGCCGATCATAGTTGCGCTTACAATTTGCTTTTTAGGAAATTGGCGTAAGAAACTTGCTATTCTTAGGATTGAATTCGAGACGTTTATATTTGCATATTTATTTGCATTTACTGTTTCTTTCGTTCGGTATTCCTTTCTGAATGCGGAACATCCATTTTGGTAGAATCGCCATAATTCTTAATATACATGGTTACTTCGCATAACTTTCGCCTCAGCCGCTGCGCTTCGGGCTGCTTCGCACCCTCGCTCCGGCCTTACGGCACATTCGCTTCCGTCACTCACTTGCTTACGCAAGTTCGTGCCGTCGCGAACGTCGGCTAGGCTTGGTCGTTATGCGAAATTGGGCAAAAACTTCCCTTTAAAAGCAAAATATAGGAATATATCCGATTGACAGATATATCTGTTTCGCAAATATATGGATAAATGATTAAATCTTTCGGAGATAAAGAAACTGAAAGGATTTTCCATCAAGAATTCTCAAAGAAAATACCTCCGGAGATACAGAGTAGGGCTTTAATCAAACTTCTCATCTTGGAAAATGCCGAAAAAGAAGAAGATCTAAAAAGTCCGCCAGCTAATAGATTTGAACATTTAAAAGGTAACTTACGGAATTATTGTTCTATCAGGATAAATGACCAGTGGAGAATTACATTTAAATTCTCTGATGGAAATTGCTTTGATGTGTCTATAGTTGATTACCATTGAGGAGACTTATTATGAAAACGAAGAGAATTCCAACACCAACAGTCTCTCAAATCCTTAGAGAGGAGTTTTTGGGTCCACTTGAGGTAACACCATATAGACTTGCAAAAGAACTACATGTTTCGACTTCTACAGTGTTGGAAATTTTACATGATAAGCGTAAAATCACAGTAGATATGTCATTGAGATTAGCTAAGTTTTTCGGTATGTCCGATAAATTTTGGATAAATCTTCAAAATGATTTGGAAATAAGGAAACAGAAAGAAAAGCTAAAGCTTAAATTGGATAGTATTCAAACACTCCCAAGAACGGGCTGAGTTCATTGCCCAACTTCGCATAACTATCGGCTCTGACGCTTCGCTTCGAGATGCTACGCACTCTCGCTCGGCCTTCGGCACATTTTGTTTCCGTCATTCCGCTTGCATGCGCAAGCTCATGCCGTCGCAAAACGTCGTCAAGCCTTGGTCGTTAGACGACATTTTTAATATCTATGCTTTGAAAGAATAGATATATTACTGAATTTGAATAGGAGAGGGCAATCTTTTGACTGTTATAGATAAAATAAGAAATAGTAATTATTAAAGCCGAGAGATATGATGACTTTGCAGAAACTACCTATCGCTAACTGTTCTATTAATTGTCCTTTTTGCAATTTACCTGGTATTGAGATTAAAATGTTTGAAAGCGGAATGGGCGGCGACTTTCAAACACTGCATGGTAAAAGTACCGGAACTTATTATAGAATAGATTTAACTCAAATAGATTATTTGAATCTTTCTCTTCAGTCTTGTTTAGATAAAGTGTATTCCAGGGAGAAAGGGGAAGTAAATGTTGAGCAAATACCCCAAAAGTTGCATTGTAAAATATGTAAGAAGGACTCAAGCTTCACAATTGAAATGTCTATAAGTTTTAACAACGATGAATTTATCAATGTTATGGTGCTTCCTTAATTTATTTTGCTCCAAGTAGCCATTTACTTTATAGATGAATAAAAACGTCGTCTAACTATCGGTGCTTCCGCTGCGCCTCGGGATCGCTTCGCGACCCTTGCTTGGGCTACGCCACATTTGCTTCTGTCACTTCGTTTGCAGAGCAAACTCGCGCCATTGCAAACGTCGGAACACCTTGGTCGTTAGGCGCCATAACGCTTGAATTGAATGCCGGACATCCTTGTCCGGCT
This region of Leptospira andrefontaineae genomic DNA includes:
- a CDS encoding toxin, whose product is MIFDWDNQKNETLKTERNISFERVVVEIESGSILDILKHPNMKKYPNQIIIIVEIDSYAWVVPTIENKDTFFFKTAYPSRKYTSIYLPEANL
- a CDS encoding antitoxin; amino-acid sequence: MKYKLSQEEKDLESSIERNEWKPVDNKAQYLKKFKSAAKNTLLKDKRMNIRIAGKDIQLLKTKALEVGIPYQTLVSSILHQYVTGKLTER
- a CDS encoding rhomboid family protein, with translation MNIPEKIPFLSILIFVTTLYGSYKGIVSNKFIDKYLLSSEGVLFRKQYYRIISSAFVHADWPHLIFNMASFALFAFDFEKEQGILKLLLVYFSSVIGGSIFGLINNQRNPDYQAVGASGGISGLVFASILSSSPFSIILYIPLAIEIPDWVYAYLFLSISYIGMQMKKGNIGHDAHLGGAIVGIIFITLLSYENVGQRYLLALGLSGFNILLICHYFYRKGFNGFDIGRIFKKIKERRISVRQEAIVLDLDKILDQVYKHGQESLSERDRRRLEEISKEI
- a CDS encoding type II toxin-antitoxin system RelE/ParE family toxin; its protein translation is MIKSFGDKETERIFHQEFSKKIPPEIQSRALIKLLILENAEKEEDLKSPPANRFEHLKGNLRNYCSIRINDQWRITFKFSDGNCFDVSIVDYH
- a CDS encoding HigA family addiction module antitoxin — encoded protein: MKTKRIPTPTVSQILREEFLGPLEVTPYRLAKELHVSTSTVLEILHDKRKITVDMSLRLAKFFGMSDKFWINLQNDLEIRKQKEKLKLKLDSIQTLPRTG